The stretch of DNA GATGAGCAGTTCCTCGAGGCAATCGCCAGCGGTGGCCAGCCACAGACGAACACGCTCGAGGAGGCATTGACAGTCCAGCGCGTCATCGACGCAATCTATCGCTCGAGCGAGACAGGGCGATCCGTGCGTCTCGCTGACGTAGAGGAAGCAGTCGAACAGCGAACGCAGATCAACTAGCGACTCTCCGGGAACGGCTACTCGGAGTCGAGACTGGTCACAGTTCGAACGGTCAATTTCTCTATTCAACTGTTGACAAATACTTACTATTTGCTCCTCAGAACCAGGAGATGACAGCGGTATCCATGGCCACGGAACGAATATCGCTGTAATTATTATTCCACAGTTCGATCGATCGGCAAGGTGACGATGTTACTCGTCATCAAAGGCCTTAAGACTCATCCATAATTATCGTTAGTCGTTAAATTCACTATGGCTCGAAAAAACTCTGTGGACATGGGGAAGTCACGCCGTTCAGTGCTGCAAGGGATTGGTGTTGCCGGTGCCGTCGGCCTCGCGGGTTGTCTCGGTGGCGGCGACGACGTCGAGGACCTCGACGAACTGCTCGAGGAGGATCCCGACGAGTTCGAACCCGTCGAGATCGGTCACTGGTGGACCGCCGGCGGTGAGGAGGAGGCGTTCCAGGCGCTCGTCGAAGGCTTCGAGCAGGAGCATCCCGACATCGAGATCGACTCCTCGCCGTCGCCGGGCGGTGCGGGCAGCGCACTCGAGGCAGACATCCGCAACCGTGTCGTCGACCAGAACCCGCCGAGTACGTTCCAGGTCTGGCCCGGACAGGCGCTGACCGACTACACCGACGAGGACCTCCTGTACGACATCGAAGGACACGTCTGGGACGACGACATGCGCGAGGCGTACCTCGACGGACCGATCGATGCCTCCCAGCCCCACGGCGACTTCGTCGCCGTACCGATCAACATTCACCGGCTGAACAACCTCTTCTACAACGTCGACGTCGTCGAGGACGCAGGCGTCGACCTCGAGGACGTCGATAGTCCGAGCGCGCTGCTCGATGCCATGGAGACGGTCGACGAGGCTGGCTACGTCGGCATGGCCCAGCAGACCCAGTCCGCCTGGTCGACGCTCCAGTTGTGGGCACAGGTGCTGCTCGGCGAGTACGGCGTCGAGACCTACGAGACGTTCATCGGCGGCGACGTCGAAGACGTCGAGTCCGAGATCCGCGACACGCTCGAGATCGTCGTCGACTACAGCGACTACTTCAACGACGACGCGAGTTCGCTCAACGACTGGGACGACGCCAGCGCCTACATCAACCGCGGCGAGGCGGCATTCTTCCACCAGGGCGACTGGGCCGCCGGCGAGTACGAGGCCGACGACGGACTCGAGTACGGCGAGGACTGGGACCACGTCGCGTTCCCCGGGACCGAGGAGATGTACGCCCTGAACATGGACTCCTTTGTCTTCCCGAAGCACAACCCCTCGCCGAACGCGACCGTTCGGTTCCTGCGATACGCAGGCTCCGCCGACGCCCAGGAACGGTTCAATCCGGCGAAAGGGTCGATTCCGCCACGGACGGACGTCTCCGACGAGGCGTTCACGCCGTTCCTGCAGGACCAGATGGCGGACTTCCAGGCCTCGAGCGAACAGCCACCGTCGATCGCACACGGACTGGCCATCCCGCCGGCCGTCCAGACCGACGTCGAAGGCGCGTTCGCGAACTTCATCGACAACTGGGACGTCGACGAGACCTACGGCGACCTCGTTTCCAGTTTCGAGTAGGACTGCCGACTGATCTACAGGATCTATGGATTCGTTACGAAACTCGTTACGGCGGCTCAATCCGCTCTCTCTGTCGACCGGCGACCGGGAGCGCGAGTCCGAAGACGCGGCGTTCGACCGGATACGTCGAAGTGACTTCGTCGAGTCGATGCCGTTCTGGTTGCCGCCGACACTGCTGGTTTTGTTGTTCGTCTACGGCGCAATCGGCTGGAACGTCGCCATCTCGTTTACGGGATGGTCCGGCCTCGGACAGCCGGATTACACGAACTTCACGCTCGAGATGTACCGCCAGATGCCGGGCGATCCGGACTTCGTTGCGTCGCTTCGGAACACGATCGCGTTGTTGATCGCGTTCACCGGCGTCTCGCTGGTCGTAGGGCTCGCGCTTGCCCTGCTGGTCGACCGGAAGATCCGCTTCGAGAACACGTTCCGGACGATCTACCTGCTCCCGATGGCGCTGTCGTTCGTCGTGACCGCGATCTTCTGGTCGTGGATGTACGCCTCCGACGGCCTGATCAACACGACGCTGGGCGGACTCGGACTCGGCTGGCTCGCCCAGGACTGGCTCGGTGATCCGCGGTTCAAGCTCGCGGCAGTCATCGTCGCGTTGATCTGGCAGTTCAGCGGTTACTGTATGATCGTCTATCTCGCCGGCCTGCGATCGATTCCGAGCGCACACTACGAGGCCGCACGGATAGACGGCGCGTCGACGCTGAAACTCTACTGGCGGGTCATCATCCCACAGCTTCGGTCGTCGACGGTCGGTGCGACGGTCGTGCTGATGGTGTTCGCGCTCAAGGCGTTCGACTTCATCTACGTCATGTTCGGAACCAATCCGGGCCGGTCGGCGGACATCCTCGCGGTAACGATGTACCGTGAGGCGTTCTCCGCCAGCGAGTGGGCCTACGGTGCGGCGATCGCCGTCGTCCTCTTTGCACTCGCACTGACGATCATCGGTCCGTACGCATACACGCAGTACAAGCGAGGTGCACTGTAATGGCGCGAGAATCATCGACGACCGACCCCAGGCGCATCGCTCTCTACGGCGTGCTGGTCGCGCTCGTCGGCGTCTACCTGTCGCCGCTGTACAGCGGCCTGACGACGGCGTTCAAGACTCAGCAGGCCTACCGGGAGACCTCGCCGCTCCAGCCGCCGCTCGAGGGCTTTACGATCGATCCGTGGCTCACCGCCGGCAGCGAACTGGCCTTCGCGATGGTCAACAGTTTCGCGATGGTGGTCCCAGCCACCGTCCTGTCGGCCGTGTTCGGCAGCCTCGCGGCGTACGGACTGACGAAAGTCGACTGGCGCGGCCAGGCACTCTTGCTCGCGCTGTTTCTCGCCGCGGTGTTTATCCCCTACCAGGCGGTGCTCGTCCCGCTGCGACAGTTCTGGTCGATCGTGGACATCTCCGGCCTGCACGCCCGCGGCGAACTCGTGGAACTGATGATCACGCACGTCGCCTACGGGATTCCGATCTGTACGGTCCTGTTCCGATCGTACTACCGGACGCTCGACGACGAACTCATGGAGGCGGCCCGTCTCGACGGAGCCAGCCTCGCACGCATCTACCGGAAGATCGTTCTTCCACTGTCGCTCCCGATGTTCGCCGTGACCCTGATCTACCAGTTCACGCAGGTCTGGAACGACTTCCTGTTCGCGCTGGTCTTGCTCAGCAACCGGGCGAACTACGTCGTCACCCTCGAGTTGAACGCACTCGCGGGCGCGATGGCGACGGATTACGGCGTCCAGATGGCGGGCGCGTTCATCGCGGCCCTGCCGACGATCGTCGTCTACGTCCTGTTCGGAGAACAGTTCGCCAAGGGGCAGACACTCTAACACACAATGGCAGACCTACAACTCGACAACGTAACGAAAGTGTTCGTAGAGAACGACGGCAACGAGATCACCGCCGTCGAAGACGTCTCGCTCGAGATCGACGACGGCGAGTTCCTCGTACTCGTCGGGCCGTCCGGCTGTGGTAAATCGACCACGCTTCGGATGGTCGCGGGACTGGAGACCGTCAGCGACGGCGAGATCCGCCTCGGCGGAACGGTCGTCAACGAGACGAAGCCGAAGGATCGGGACATCGCGATGGTGTTCCAGTCCTACGCGCTGTACCCGCACATGACCGTCCGGGAGAACATGTCCTTCGGGCTCGAGGAATCGACAGAGATGCCCGACGACGAGATCGCGGAGACGGTCGAATCGGCGGCCGAGATGCTCGGGATCGACGACCTTCTCGATCGGAAACCCGACGAGCTATCGGGCGGCCAGCAACAGCGCGTCGCGCTCGGTCGTGCGATCGTTCGCGATCCCGAGGTGTTCTTGCTGGACGAGCCGCTGTCGAACCTCGACGCGAAGCTCCGGGCGCAGATGCGGACGGAGCTCCAGCGGCTCCAAGAGGAACTCGACGTGGCGACGATCTACGTCACGCACGACCAGACCGAGGCGATGACGATGGCCGACAAGATCGCCATCCTGAACGACGGTCAGCTCCAGCAAGTCGGGACGCCACTCGAGTGTTACCACGAGCCAGCGAACCTGTTCGTCGCCGGCTTCATCGGCGAACCGTCGATGAACTTCTTCGACGTGACACGGGACGGAGACCGACTCGTTCACGACGAGTTCGAATACGACCTGTCGGCGGAGACGGCTGCCGAACTCGACGACAACGACGACCTCGTCCTCGGTATTCGACCGGAAGACGTCGAGGTGCAGTCCGATCACGAGGGCGCACACAGTTACGAGACGGTCGTCGACGTCGTCGAGCCGATGGGTGACGAGAACAACGTCTATCTCGCATTCGACGCCGAGCGCGAGGAGACGTTCGTCGCGACCATCGATGGGTTCCAGCACGTCGAACGCGGGCAGTCGATCGTCGCCCGACTCCCGGAAGACGCGATTCACGTGTTCGACCGGGAGTCAGGCCGTGCACTCCGTAATCGGACGCTGGACACCCAGACGATGGCAGAGCCACCGATGTGATCCGGTTCGCTATCGAGTAACGTCTCTTTTCGCTTTTCGATACCCCCTCGCGATCAGCCGCGTCCCGACGACGTGTGCGTAAAAGGTTACGAACGCGGCGACCACGCCGAACGGCGTTGGACTCGAGATCGCAGTAAGCAGGAACGCCCAGCCCGGCACGACGAACAGTGCCGCAAACATCCAGGCCGTGAAGTAGCCGCCGTGACCGAGTATCGGCCACTGTAGCCACCCCTCGAGGCGTGTCGGAGTCACGAGTCGGCCGACTGTAACGGGGAAGGCGTAGCCGAAACTGATGACCAGCAGGAGGACGGTCGTGGACGCACCGAAGAACAGCAACGAGCCGATGAATCCGGCCGATTCAGCCGAGAGCGGCACTTGTGCGAGTCCGCCGACCGTTACGGCGACGACGAGGAACGGCCCAATGGCGTAGCCGACCGAGACTGCAAACAGCCGACAGCCGCCTCGAAACAGATCCGCGACCGGTCGAAACCGCGGCGGAACGTCGTCGCCGTCGACGGTCGTCTCGAATACCCTGTAGAGATAGCCGAGTAACGCGAGAAGCGGTATCGTCGTGACCCCGACGAACGCAAGCGAGAGTGTGGACGGATACGCTGCGTTGGCGAGTTGAAACGCGATCGACGTCGCGATACCTAAAATTCCCCCGACTGCAAGCAGATCCATCCACCGATCGCCCCGGAACGGATACCGAACCCCCTCTTCGACGAGCAGCGCCATTATCGGATACTGGGAACTCCGTCGTATAACGATTACAATCCCGGCTCGTCCCGAGTGATCGAGTCGGGTTAGCCCGGGACTAGATAGTACGGGTCAGAGCGAAGGAGGAACGCTTCGATCGGTCGTCTAGACGACTTCGTCGAAGTCGTGGTGGCCGTGGATGTCGACGCCTTCGTCGGTGATCTCACAGAGGAAGACACCGTTGCCCGAGCCGGTGTCGCGTTCGGCGGCGGACTTGATCGCGCGGGCGGCGACCGTCGTCGCCTCGTCGTTCGTGAGGTCGTCCTCGTAGGCCTGCTCGAGGTGCCCGTAGGCGAGTTGCATGCCCGAGCCGGTGACGGTGTAGTCGTCTTCCATGACGCCGCCTGCGGGGTCGATGCTGAAGACGTGGCTGCCCTCGTCGTCGACGCCGCCCAGGATCGGGTGGATGGCGAAGAACGGGCCGCCGCGAGCGAAGTTGCCGGCGAGGTTCGCCAGCGCCTCGATGCTCATGTCCTCACCGCGGCGGGATTCATAGAGGTTGACCTCGGCTCGCAGCGTCGCGATGAACGACTGTGCGCCGCCGACGCTGCCGACGAGCGTCAGCGCGCCGGTCGGGTGGATCTGTTCGACCTTCTGGACGTTCTTGTTCGAGACGAACCGACCGCCGAGGCTGGCGCGCATGTCCGTCGCGATGACGACGCCGTCCTCGGTCGTGATGCCGATCGTCGTCGTTCCGGTCTTGTTGACGTTGTCGAGATCGGCAGCCGTCAGGTCGTTCTGGGGGAGCGAGCCGACCTCGGGCTCGTAGGGGTTGGGGTTGTCGGCCAACTGATCGACCGTGCGGGAAAAGTCCGAGTCGTGTGTGGGCGTACGCATTGCCCGAAGGGTACGCCCGGAAGGATATAAAACCCCGGCGGTCACCACCGAGGTTTCCGCTTTCGTGATCGGCCGCGTCGACGGCGGGCGAAGCGACTCGGCGGGTGACTTTCGGAGAACGGTCTCGTCTTCACAGTTACGTAGTTCAGGGCTGGGTAGCCTCGTACGCGTCCTCGACGTTGCTGAGTAGCCGGTGGATCGGCAGCGTAACCCCGGCTTGCCGGGCGGCGATCGCAACCGGCATCGCGAGGATACCGGCCACGATACACAGCTGATACAGGGCGAACATGGTCGCGTGGTACACGCGGGATATCATCGGCGTTCAGCGTGGTCCAGACGGAGGGAGTATATAAGCTTTCCTGAAGAACAGTTTTTATCATCATTGTTAATGCCGAACCACGTCGCCGCAGTCGTGCGATTCAACTACGGTTGTAGATCGGACAACTCGAGATGGACTGCAGTCGACATCCGACTAAGTAGGCTGCAATCGACGGGCGGAATTCTCGTAACTTATGCGGATGATCGGGTTCGCGTGCGCGTCGTCGCCGCGCACGGCGAGCACGAACCGCAAAGCAGGAAACCCCCCGGAACGACCACACCATATGAGCAACTATCTCGTCGCGATGGAAGCCGCGTGGCTCGTTC from Natronobacterium texcoconense encodes:
- a CDS encoding carbohydrate ABC transporter permease; amino-acid sequence: MDSLRNSLRRLNPLSLSTGDRERESEDAAFDRIRRSDFVESMPFWLPPTLLVLLFVYGAIGWNVAISFTGWSGLGQPDYTNFTLEMYRQMPGDPDFVASLRNTIALLIAFTGVSLVVGLALALLVDRKIRFENTFRTIYLLPMALSFVVTAIFWSWMYASDGLINTTLGGLGLGWLAQDWLGDPRFKLAAVIVALIWQFSGYCMIVYLAGLRSIPSAHYEAARIDGASTLKLYWRVIIPQLRSSTVGATVVLMVFALKAFDFIYVMFGTNPGRSADILAVTMYREAFSASEWAYGAAIAVVLFALALTIIGPYAYTQYKRGAL
- a CDS encoding carbohydrate ABC transporter permease yields the protein MARESSTTDPRRIALYGVLVALVGVYLSPLYSGLTTAFKTQQAYRETSPLQPPLEGFTIDPWLTAGSELAFAMVNSFAMVVPATVLSAVFGSLAAYGLTKVDWRGQALLLALFLAAVFIPYQAVLVPLRQFWSIVDISGLHARGELVELMITHVAYGIPICTVLFRSYYRTLDDELMEAARLDGASLARIYRKIVLPLSLPMFAVTLIYQFTQVWNDFLFALVLLSNRANYVVTLELNALAGAMATDYGVQMAGAFIAALPTIVVYVLFGEQFAKGQTL
- a CDS encoding ABC transporter substrate-binding protein, yielding MGKSRRSVLQGIGVAGAVGLAGCLGGGDDVEDLDELLEEDPDEFEPVEIGHWWTAGGEEEAFQALVEGFEQEHPDIEIDSSPSPGGAGSALEADIRNRVVDQNPPSTFQVWPGQALTDYTDEDLLYDIEGHVWDDDMREAYLDGPIDASQPHGDFVAVPINIHRLNNLFYNVDVVEDAGVDLEDVDSPSALLDAMETVDEAGYVGMAQQTQSAWSTLQLWAQVLLGEYGVETYETFIGGDVEDVESEIRDTLEIVVDYSDYFNDDASSLNDWDDASAYINRGEAAFFHQGDWAAGEYEADDGLEYGEDWDHVAFPGTEEMYALNMDSFVFPKHNPSPNATVRFLRYAGSADAQERFNPAKGSIPPRTDVSDEAFTPFLQDQMADFQASSEQPPSIAHGLAIPPAVQTDVEGAFANFIDNWDVDETYGDLVSSFE
- a CDS encoding DUF4013 domain-containing protein yields the protein MALLVEEGVRYPFRGDRWMDLLAVGGILGIATSIAFQLANAAYPSTLSLAFVGVTTIPLLALLGYLYRVFETTVDGDDVPPRFRPVADLFRGGCRLFAVSVGYAIGPFLVVAVTVGGLAQVPLSAESAGFIGSLLFFGASTTVLLLVISFGYAFPVTVGRLVTPTRLEGWLQWPILGHGGYFTAWMFAALFVVPGWAFLLTAISSPTPFGVVAAFVTFYAHVVGTRLIARGYRKAKRDVTR
- the psmB gene encoding archaeal proteasome endopeptidase complex subunit beta; its protein translation is MRTPTHDSDFSRTVDQLADNPNPYEPEVGSLPQNDLTAADLDNVNKTGTTTIGITTEDGVVIATDMRASLGGRFVSNKNVQKVEQIHPTGALTLVGSVGGAQSFIATLRAEVNLYESRRGEDMSIEALANLAGNFARGGPFFAIHPILGGVDDEGSHVFSIDPAGGVMEDDYTVTGSGMQLAYGHLEQAYEDDLTNDEATTVAARAIKSAAERDTGSGNGVFLCEITDEGVDIHGHHDFDEVV
- a CDS encoding ABC transporter ATP-binding protein; this encodes MADLQLDNVTKVFVENDGNEITAVEDVSLEIDDGEFLVLVGPSGCGKSTTLRMVAGLETVSDGEIRLGGTVVNETKPKDRDIAMVFQSYALYPHMTVRENMSFGLEESTEMPDDEIAETVESAAEMLGIDDLLDRKPDELSGGQQQRVALGRAIVRDPEVFLLDEPLSNLDAKLRAQMRTELQRLQEELDVATIYVTHDQTEAMTMADKIAILNDGQLQQVGTPLECYHEPANLFVAGFIGEPSMNFFDVTRDGDRLVHDEFEYDLSAETAAELDDNDDLVLGIRPEDVEVQSDHEGAHSYETVVDVVEPMGDENNVYLAFDAEREETFVATIDGFQHVERGQSIVARLPEDAIHVFDRESGRALRNRTLDTQTMAEPPM